The Kogia breviceps isolate mKogBre1 chromosome 16, mKogBre1 haplotype 1, whole genome shotgun sequence genome window below encodes:
- the EFNB2 gene encoding ephrin-B2 isoform X3 — translation MAVRRDSVWKYCWGVLMVLCRTAISRSIVLEPIYWNSSNSKFLPGQGLVLYPQIGDKLDIICPKVDSKTVGQYEYYKVYMVDKDQADRCTIKKENTPLLNCARPDQDVKFTIKFQEFSPNLWGLEFQKNRDYYIISTSNGSLEGLDNQEGGVCQTRAMKILMKVGQDASSAGSTRHNDPTRRPELEAGTNGRSSTTSPFVKPNPGSSTDGNSAGHSGNNILGSEVALFAGIASGCIIFIVIIITLVVLLLKYRRRHRKHSPQHAATLSLSTLATPKRGGGGNNGSEPSDIIIPLRTADSVFCPHYEKVSGDYGHPVYIVQEMPPQSPANIYYKV, via the exons ATGGCCGTGAGGAGGGACTCCGTGTGGAAGTACTGCTGGGGAGTTTTGATGGTTTTATGCAGAACTGCGATTTCCAGATCGATAGTTTTAGAGCCCATCTATTGGAATTCTTCGAACTCCAA ATTTCTACCTGGACAAGGACTGGTACTATACCCACAGATAGGAGACAAATTGGATATTATTTGCCCCAAAGTGGACTCTAAAACTGTTGGCCAGTATGAGTATTATAAAGTTTATATGGTGGATAAAGACCAAGCAGACAGATGCACTATTAAGAAGGAAAATACCCCTCTCCTCAACTGTGCCAGACCAGATCAAGATGTAAAATTCACTATCAAGTTCCAAGAATTCAGCCCTAATCTCTGGGGTCTAGAATTTCAGAAGAACAGAGATTATTACATTATAT ctACATCAAATGGGTCTTTGGAGGGCCTGGATAACCAGGAGGGAGGGGTGTGCCAGACAAGAGCCATGAAGATCCTCATGAAAGTTGGACAAG ATGCGAGTTCCGCTGGGTCAACCAGGCATAATGATCCAACGAGACGGCCAGAACTTGAAGCTGGTACAAATGGAAGAAGTTCAACAACAAGTCCTTTTGTCAAACCAAATCCAG GTTCCAGCACAGACGGCAACAGCGCCGGGCATTCCGGGAACAACATCCTCGGTTCCGAAGTGGCCTTATTCGCAGGGATCGCCTCCGGCTGCATCATcttcatcgtcatcatcatcacgcTGGTGGTGCTGCTGCTCAAGTACCGGAGGCGCCACCGCAAGCACTCGCCGCAGCACGCGGCCACGCTGTCGCTGAGCACGCTGGCCACGCCcaagcgcggcggcggcggcaacaACGGCTCCGAGCCCAGCGACATCATCATCCCGCTGCGGACTGCGGACAGCGTCTTCTGCCCCCACTACGAGAAGGTCAGCGGGGACTACGGGCACCCCGTGTACATAGTCCAGGAGATGCCGCCGCAGAGCCCGGCGAACATTTACTACAAGGTCTGA
- the EFNB2 gene encoding ephrin-B2 isoform X2 yields the protein MAVRRDSVWKYCWGVLMVLCRTAISRSIVLEPIYWNSSNSKFLPGQGLVLYPQIGDKLDIICPKVDSKTVGQYEYYKVYMVDKDQADRCTIKKENTPLLNCARPDQDVKFTIKFQEFSPNLWGLEFQKNRDYYIISSHTFRKLVTKTTSNGSLEGLDNQEGGVCQTRAMKILMKVGQDASSAGSTRHNDPTRRPELEAGTNGRSSTTSPFVKPNPGSSTDGNSAGHSGNNILGSEVALFAGIASGCIIFIVIIITLVVLLLKYRRRHRKHSPQHAATLSLSTLATPKRGGGGNNGSEPSDIIIPLRTADSVFCPHYEKVSGDYGHPVYIVQEMPPQSPANIYYKV from the exons ATGGCCGTGAGGAGGGACTCCGTGTGGAAGTACTGCTGGGGAGTTTTGATGGTTTTATGCAGAACTGCGATTTCCAGATCGATAGTTTTAGAGCCCATCTATTGGAATTCTTCGAACTCCAA ATTTCTACCTGGACAAGGACTGGTACTATACCCACAGATAGGAGACAAATTGGATATTATTTGCCCCAAAGTGGACTCTAAAACTGTTGGCCAGTATGAGTATTATAAAGTTTATATGGTGGATAAAGACCAAGCAGACAGATGCACTATTAAGAAGGAAAATACCCCTCTCCTCAACTGTGCCAGACCAGATCAAGATGTAAAATTCACTATCAAGTTCCAAGAATTCAGCCCTAATCTCTGGGGTCTAGAATTTCAGAAGAACAGAGATTATTACATTATAT CATCCCATACTTTCAGAAAACTTGTGACTAAGA ctACATCAAATGGGTCTTTGGAGGGCCTGGATAACCAGGAGGGAGGGGTGTGCCAGACAAGAGCCATGAAGATCCTCATGAAAGTTGGACAAG ATGCGAGTTCCGCTGGGTCAACCAGGCATAATGATCCAACGAGACGGCCAGAACTTGAAGCTGGTACAAATGGAAGAAGTTCAACAACAAGTCCTTTTGTCAAACCAAATCCAG GTTCCAGCACAGACGGCAACAGCGCCGGGCATTCCGGGAACAACATCCTCGGTTCCGAAGTGGCCTTATTCGCAGGGATCGCCTCCGGCTGCATCATcttcatcgtcatcatcatcacgcTGGTGGTGCTGCTGCTCAAGTACCGGAGGCGCCACCGCAAGCACTCGCCGCAGCACGCGGCCACGCTGTCGCTGAGCACGCTGGCCACGCCcaagcgcggcggcggcggcaacaACGGCTCCGAGCCCAGCGACATCATCATCCCGCTGCGGACTGCGGACAGCGTCTTCTGCCCCCACTACGAGAAGGTCAGCGGGGACTACGGGCACCCCGTGTACATAGTCCAGGAGATGCCGCCGCAGAGCCCGGCGAACATTTACTACAAGGTCTGA
- the EFNB2 gene encoding ephrin-B2 isoform X1, which yields MAVRRDSVWKYCWGVLMVLCRTAISRSIVLEPIYWNSSNSKFLPGQGLVLYPQIGDKLDIICPKVDSKTVGQYEYYKVYMVDKDQADRCTIKKENTPLLNCARPDQDVKFTIKFQEFSPNLWGLEFQKNRDYYIIYASSAGSTRHNDPTRRPELEAGTNGRSSTTSPFVKPNPGSSTDGNSAGHSGNNILGSEVALFAGIASGCIIFIVIIITLVVLLLKYRRRHRKHSPQHAATLSLSTLATPKRGGGGNNGSEPSDIIIPLRTADSVFCPHYEKVSGDYGHPVYIVQEMPPQSPANIYYKV from the exons ATGGCCGTGAGGAGGGACTCCGTGTGGAAGTACTGCTGGGGAGTTTTGATGGTTTTATGCAGAACTGCGATTTCCAGATCGATAGTTTTAGAGCCCATCTATTGGAATTCTTCGAACTCCAA ATTTCTACCTGGACAAGGACTGGTACTATACCCACAGATAGGAGACAAATTGGATATTATTTGCCCCAAAGTGGACTCTAAAACTGTTGGCCAGTATGAGTATTATAAAGTTTATATGGTGGATAAAGACCAAGCAGACAGATGCACTATTAAGAAGGAAAATACCCCTCTCCTCAACTGTGCCAGACCAGATCAAGATGTAAAATTCACTATCAAGTTCCAAGAATTCAGCCCTAATCTCTGGGGTCTAGAATTTCAGAAGAACAGAGATTATTACATTATAT ATGCGAGTTCCGCTGGGTCAACCAGGCATAATGATCCAACGAGACGGCCAGAACTTGAAGCTGGTACAAATGGAAGAAGTTCAACAACAAGTCCTTTTGTCAAACCAAATCCAG GTTCCAGCACAGACGGCAACAGCGCCGGGCATTCCGGGAACAACATCCTCGGTTCCGAAGTGGCCTTATTCGCAGGGATCGCCTCCGGCTGCATCATcttcatcgtcatcatcatcacgcTGGTGGTGCTGCTGCTCAAGTACCGGAGGCGCCACCGCAAGCACTCGCCGCAGCACGCGGCCACGCTGTCGCTGAGCACGCTGGCCACGCCcaagcgcggcggcggcggcaacaACGGCTCCGAGCCCAGCGACATCATCATCCCGCTGCGGACTGCGGACAGCGTCTTCTGCCCCCACTACGAGAAGGTCAGCGGGGACTACGGGCACCCCGTGTACATAGTCCAGGAGATGCCGCCGCAGAGCCCGGCGAACATTTACTACAAGGTCTGA